One region of Polynucleobacter sp. Adler-ghost genomic DNA includes:
- a CDS encoding DUF1924 domain-containing protein has product MFLKLLSGFVFMGMAFAVSAGTPQDLLKSYEAQSGKANSARGERFFNIQHGKEWSCASCHENPPNHDTKHIVTGKLIKPLAPSANPARFTDEAKVEKWFKRNCNDVVGRDCTAQEKADVLSWLMTVK; this is encoded by the coding sequence ATGTTTTTGAAGTTACTTTCAGGGTTTGTATTCATGGGTATGGCCTTTGCGGTTAGCGCAGGAACGCCGCAAGATTTGCTGAAATCCTATGAAGCTCAGTCTGGGAAAGCAAATTCAGCTCGCGGAGAGCGGTTCTTTAACATTCAGCATGGCAAGGAATGGAGTTGTGCATCCTGCCATGAAAATCCCCCTAATCACGACACCAAACATATTGTTACTGGGAAGCTTATTAAGCCGTTGGCACCTAGCGCTAATCCAGCACGCTTTACTGATGAAGCCAAAGTAGAGAAATGGTTTAAGCGCAATTGCAACGATGTAGTCGGAAGAGACTGTACTGCGCAAGAAAAAGCAGATGTTCTCTCTTGGCTGATGACTGTTAAATGA
- a CDS encoding diheme cytochrome c — translation MKKTIFISAFLLLISSPTFAGKMATPTDMPASYEAECASCHMAYPPALLSQQSWRNVMSGLSKHFGTDASVDPKTQTELTNWLVKNATTRSKYSETAPENRITKTSWFIRKHDEVRPEVWKRASIKSPANCGACHIDAANGVFSEKNIKVPAK, via the coding sequence ATGAAAAAAACTATATTCATTAGCGCCTTTTTGCTATTGATATCTTCGCCTACGTTCGCAGGAAAAATGGCAACGCCTACCGATATGCCGGCTTCTTATGAGGCAGAGTGCGCAAGTTGTCATATGGCATATCCGCCAGCACTCTTAAGTCAGCAGAGTTGGAGGAATGTCATGTCTGGTCTATCAAAGCACTTCGGTACCGATGCTAGCGTGGATCCTAAGACCCAGACTGAGCTGACTAACTGGCTAGTGAAGAATGCGACTACTAGATCAAAGTACAGCGAGACCGCCCCAGAAAACCGCATCACCAAAACATCCTGGTTTATTCGTAAGCATGATGAGGTGAGGCCTGAGGTTTGGAAGCGCGCAAGTATTAAGAGCCCAGCGAATTGTGGCGCTTGCCATATTGATGCTGCCAATGGCGTCTTTAGTGAGAAAAATATTAAGGTCCCAGCGAAATGA
- a CDS encoding amidohydrolase translates to MRILKIIFSAVFLSLATPVFADNAVIYFNGDILTMEGDKPQYVEAVVVKGRKIAYVGNLRDALNGAGANPVMQDLKGQTLLPGFIDAWGHFTLIAQNTLAVNLGYFSKNPPKTTKQLIDRLKAEARPFNGWIIGAEYADAFLTDGPLTIAQLDAAFPNQPVFVNNISTLTGIVNTTGLKKLGFTKATKVTQGMLPVDPKTGKLTGELIGDPNFEATAKVFGKSSQDLTMETYRKAEQIYVSNGYTTAQSYETTIQDISNMRQAVDRNVISVDLIALPTYDVVDQLLATNKNYPFGAYTKGDGGFKVAGILVSTDGAPQLRLAYFTKPYTDNTGFSKDWRGMAVASQDLVDKYAKLAYEKNIQYFGYSNGDAGIDMALSGITKAIKETGITEDRRSVISHSFFVRDDQLDQYKGNKILPQFMPNHIWMYGDVYKRILGDERANNMVPLNLAKAKGVQFGLHNDTPSSGPSALFTIWTAVNRKTYGGSTLGPDQRLDPYTALRGFTAVPAYQYKEEALKGTITAGKLADMVILDRNPMKVDPMEIKDIQIVKTIKNGKDLYGRP, encoded by the coding sequence ATGCGTATCCTCAAAATTATTTTCTCTGCAGTTTTTCTTTCGCTAGCCACCCCGGTCTTTGCCGACAATGCAGTGATTTATTTCAATGGTGACATCCTGACGATGGAGGGTGATAAGCCACAGTATGTTGAAGCAGTCGTAGTGAAGGGCAGGAAGATCGCTTATGTCGGTAATCTGCGAGACGCTTTAAATGGAGCCGGCGCTAATCCAGTAATGCAGGATTTAAAAGGTCAAACTTTATTGCCAGGCTTTATTGATGCCTGGGGCCACTTTACCCTGATTGCTCAGAACACTCTCGCTGTCAATCTGGGGTACTTTTCCAAAAATCCGCCGAAAACTACTAAGCAGCTAATAGACCGCTTGAAAGCAGAAGCAAGGCCATTTAATGGTTGGATTATTGGCGCAGAGTATGCAGACGCTTTTCTTACCGACGGTCCTTTAACCATTGCTCAGTTAGATGCAGCATTTCCTAATCAGCCAGTATTTGTTAATAACATTTCTACCTTGACTGGGATTGTGAATACTACGGGACTAAAAAAGCTAGGATTTACCAAAGCCACTAAAGTGACGCAAGGCATGCTGCCCGTTGATCCAAAGACAGGAAAGCTTACTGGTGAGTTGATTGGTGATCCAAATTTCGAGGCAACAGCGAAGGTATTCGGTAAGTCTTCCCAAGATTTAACGATGGAAACTTATCGCAAAGCCGAACAGATCTATGTCTCAAATGGATACACTACTGCGCAAAGCTATGAAACTACGATTCAAGATATTAGCAATATGCGCCAAGCAGTTGATCGTAATGTGATCAGCGTAGACCTGATTGCGTTGCCCACCTATGATGTGGTTGATCAATTGCTTGCAACCAATAAAAATTATCCATTTGGAGCCTATACCAAGGGTGATGGCGGCTTTAAGGTTGCTGGAATATTGGTTTCTACAGATGGCGCACCACAATTGCGTTTGGCCTATTTCACGAAGCCTTACACTGATAACACAGGTTTTTCAAAAGATTGGCGCGGGATGGCTGTTGCTTCTCAGGATTTGGTTGATAAGTATGCCAAATTAGCCTATGAAAAAAATATCCAGTACTTCGGTTACTCCAATGGGGATGCCGGTATTGATATGGCACTTTCTGGAATTACCAAGGCAATAAAAGAAACGGGTATTACTGAAGACCGCAGATCAGTAATCTCACATTCCTTCTTTGTTCGTGATGATCAACTCGACCAATACAAAGGCAATAAAATCTTGCCCCAATTTATGCCTAACCACATCTGGATGTATGGGGACGTGTACAAACGGATTCTGGGGGACGAGAGAGCTAACAATATGGTTCCACTCAATTTGGCTAAAGCAAAAGGTGTGCAATTTGGACTTCATAATGACACGCCATCATCAGGGCCAAGTGCATTGTTTACGATTTGGACCGCGGTTAATCGCAAGACCTATGGAGGAAGTACTTTAGGCCCGGATCAGCGCCTTGATCCCTATACAGCGCTACGTGGCTTTACTGCTGTGCCTGCATATCAGTACAAAGAAGAGGCATTAAAGGGCACTATTACAGCTGGAAAACTTGCGGATATGGTGATTCTTGATCGCAATCCAATGAAAGTAGACCCAATGGAAATTAAGGATATTCAGATTGTGAAGACCATTAAGAATGGTAAAGATCTTTATGGTCGCCCCTAG